A genomic segment from Desulfurispirillum indicum S5 encodes:
- a CDS encoding ISL3 family transposase gives MLTSVLYHAYGLAGYDYIRTEYCGNTINFHVRPRKKLIRCPACLGRSVILRGSSIRRLRGLPLGIKSTWLHVHVPRIQCLQCGSVRRVSLKIASPRCSYTHAFARYVVSLAQAMTLIDVARLLGIGWDLVKSIFKQYLHHHYSSPSLAGLEYIAIDEKYTGRKHGFITLVIDLGSARVVYVGAGKQAEALDGFWKRLGRRKSSIKAVAADMSPAYRSAVLEHLPSAALVFDRFHVVKLMNERLTDIRRELYHELTSQHDKSILKGTRWMLLKNPQSIGEQTSDHERLELALQANRPLAVAYYMKEDLRQIWQQTDKVTATVFLDDWINRAQASAIKGLKKMAKTLEKHREGILNWYDHPISTGPLEGINNKIDTLKRQAYGYRDMEFFELRIKALHNSKYALTG, from the coding sequence ATGCTCACCAGTGTTCTTTACCATGCCTACGGCCTTGCTGGCTACGATTACATCCGCACAGAGTATTGCGGCAATACCATCAATTTCCATGTCCGGCCCCGTAAAAAGCTGATTCGCTGCCCTGCGTGCCTTGGCCGTTCTGTCATATTACGCGGCAGTAGCATTCGTCGGTTACGAGGTTTGCCTTTGGGGATCAAGTCCACTTGGTTGCACGTCCACGTTCCACGCATCCAGTGCCTTCAGTGCGGTAGTGTCAGGCGGGTGAGTCTGAAAATAGCCTCTCCACGGTGTTCCTACACCCATGCATTTGCTCGGTATGTGGTCTCCCTTGCCCAAGCTATGACCCTCATTGATGTAGCACGGCTTCTTGGTATAGGCTGGGACCTGGTCAAGTCCATTTTCAAGCAGTATCTGCATCATCACTACAGTAGCCCTTCACTTGCTGGGCTTGAGTATATCGCCATTGATGAGAAATACACAGGACGCAAACATGGCTTCATTACTCTCGTCATTGACCTTGGTTCAGCCAGGGTCGTATACGTTGGAGCAGGCAAACAGGCAGAAGCGCTTGATGGTTTCTGGAAACGCCTTGGTCGTCGCAAGTCATCTATCAAAGCCGTTGCTGCTGACATGAGTCCGGCTTACCGGTCGGCAGTGCTCGAACACCTTCCATCTGCTGCGTTGGTGTTTGATCGTTTCCATGTCGTCAAGCTTATGAATGAACGCCTTACCGATATTCGCCGCGAGCTGTACCATGAGCTCACAAGTCAGCATGACAAGAGCATTCTCAAAGGCACTCGCTGGATGCTTCTCAAAAATCCGCAGAGCATTGGCGAGCAAACCAGTGATCATGAACGCCTTGAACTTGCCCTGCAGGCCAATCGACCATTGGCGGTTGCCTATTACATGAAAGAAGATCTCCGCCAGATATGGCAACAAACTGACAAGGTAACTGCCACGGTATTCCTCGATGACTGGATCAACAGGGCTCAAGCATCAGCTATCAAAGGATTGAAGAAAATGGCCAAAACGCTGGAGAAGCACCGAGAGGGAATCCTGAACTGGTATGATCACCCCATATCAACAGGACCACTTGAGGGGATCAACAACAAAATTGATACCCTCAAAAGGCAAGCCTATGGATACAGAGATATGGAATTCTTCGAGCTCAGAATAAAGGCCCTCCATAATTCAAAGTACGCTTTAACCGGATGA
- a CDS encoding outer membrane beta-barrel protein encodes MGRCFLRKFIRAFLVIGSVAMAANASHLSEGTKYGGLSYTMMDYDLDGVSESYSPAALTGRLGIFVKEGIAVEGRLALEISDDSHSYDASWGEAKVTLGLKSLIGAYVIGHVPLENVGSIYGVLGFTKLETSVRYQEYDNSWGYYSESASESDSGLSYGFGFDWKVRSDVALNIEYMLYVNESDYSMSALNMGIKFYF; translated from the coding sequence ATGGGAAGATGTTTCCTCAGGAAATTTATCAGGGCATTTTTGGTAATCGGGAGTGTGGCGATGGCTGCCAATGCATCACACCTTAGCGAGGGTACGAAATACGGTGGCCTGAGTTATACCATGATGGACTATGACTTGGATGGTGTGTCCGAGAGCTATTCGCCCGCTGCCTTGACAGGTCGGTTGGGGATTTTTGTGAAGGAGGGCATTGCAGTTGAAGGGCGGCTGGCTCTTGAGATATCAGATGACAGCCATTCCTATGATGCAAGTTGGGGTGAAGCCAAGGTGACTCTTGGATTGAAAAGTCTGATAGGTGCTTATGTCATTGGACATGTCCCCCTTGAAAATGTTGGTAGTATCTATGGAGTGCTAGGATTTACGAAACTTGAGACCAGCGTGAGGTATCAGGAATATGATAATTCATGGGGATATTACAGTGAAAGTGCGTCAGAGTCTGACAGCGGGCTTTCCTATGGTTTTGGTTTTGACTGGAAAGTGAGGAGTGATGTTGCGCTGAATATTGAATATATGCTGTATGTTAATGAGTCAGATTATTCTATGTCCGCGCTGAATATGGGGATTAAGTTTTACTTTTGA
- a CDS encoding CRISPR-associated endonuclease Cas2, with protein MDYIITCFVPEKKRRERLIRILQSFHIPTDHNIVTCNLTTLQAKQLRSALELVIEPDLDEIRIYTPCPYCEQQVITIGTGLSRMAKTQAP; from the coding sequence ATGGATTACATCATTACCTGCTTTGTTCCTGAAAAAAAACGCCGTGAACGACTAATCAGAATACTGCAAAGTTTCCATATTCCAACAGATCACAATATAGTTACCTGCAATTTAACCACCCTGCAGGCAAAACAATTACGTTCTGCACTGGAGCTTGTGATAGAGCCAGACCTCGATGAAATACGCATCTACACCCCATGCCCTTATTGTGAACAGCAAGTTATTACCATCGGGACAGGACTCAGTAGAATGGCAAAAACTCAAGCACCGTGA
- the csm4 gene encoding type III-A CRISPR-associated RAMP protein Csm4, translating into MESRRIRILPQSSFVTPLQSDTLFGQFCWLYRDVHGNEALEALLSDMSNPPLVFSDGFPAGFLPRPILKPVKLPTQMQDGMGKEYKKFAFFPLEVIQKLQGNLTEGAIATEYLQNRQQWPKPASPTKSMMTKNALNSFSHSTAGESGQLYASNELFYPHGSQLDLYVRFDSQKISGETLQEIIELMGMQGYGKDASTGRGRYKVSDWCEATMLQSAPAETNAFVALSSCVACSSADPAYGKVFTKFAKHGGGLAARGKHMKNPVVLYQPGSTFGIIQPRDVYGRMLANLVSDEVGGKHVHNACTIALPCHIPSSELPPKTGGNNA; encoded by the coding sequence ATGGAATCGCGACGCATTCGCATTCTGCCCCAAAGCTCATTTGTTACCCCCCTGCAATCTGATACCCTGTTTGGCCAGTTCTGCTGGTTGTACCGGGATGTGCATGGAAACGAGGCACTTGAGGCGCTCTTGAGCGATATGTCCAACCCTCCACTGGTATTTTCTGATGGCTTTCCGGCCGGATTTCTGCCCCGCCCCATCCTGAAGCCAGTAAAACTGCCAACACAAATGCAGGATGGCATGGGCAAGGAGTATAAGAAATTTGCCTTTTTCCCATTGGAGGTAATCCAGAAGCTTCAGGGTAATCTGACCGAAGGTGCCATTGCCACTGAATATCTGCAAAATCGCCAACAATGGCCAAAACCAGCTTCGCCAACAAAAAGTATGATGACAAAAAATGCCCTGAATTCTTTCAGTCACTCCACAGCTGGCGAATCGGGACAGCTCTATGCCAGCAATGAACTCTTTTATCCCCATGGGTCACAACTGGACTTGTATGTCAGGTTCGACTCTCAGAAGATTTCTGGAGAGACTCTTCAAGAAATCATTGAACTGATGGGGATGCAGGGATATGGAAAGGATGCTTCCACCGGACGTGGGCGCTATAAAGTTTCAGACTGGTGCGAAGCTACCATGCTGCAAAGTGCGCCAGCAGAAACCAACGCCTTTGTGGCTCTTTCTTCCTGTGTTGCCTGCTCCAGTGCCGACCCTGCCTATGGCAAGGTATTCACAAAGTTCGCCAAACATGGAGGGGGGCTGGCCGCGAGAGGCAAACACATGAAAAACCCCGTGGTGCTCTACCAGCCGGGGAGTACATTCGGAATTATACAGCCCCGTGACGTATACGGCAGGATGCTTGCCAATCTGGTAAGCGATGAAGTAGGTGGTAAACACGTGCACAATGCCTGCACCATTGCTCTTCCATGTCACATCCCCTCTTCCGAGCTTCCACCCAAAACAGGAGGCAATAATGCGTAA
- a CDS encoding DJ-1/PfpI family protein yields MKRLMTGIVIFDDIEVLDFCGPFEVLSVTRLNEARRREEPSPFDVRLIAPQGKNVTTAGGMQVLAQHTFADTPPLDILVVPGGWGVRRELENPAMAPWLRQQAQQVTLLTAVCTGSMLLGQAGLLDGHHATTHWKSLDWMRQTFPGIQVDAQHHVVEDGHIITSAGISAGIDMALRIVARCWGEDVATATARHMEYLPNQENIRRV; encoded by the coding sequence ATGAAACGCCTGATGACCGGAATTGTAATCTTTGACGACATTGAAGTTCTGGACTTCTGCGGCCCCTTCGAAGTGCTGTCGGTAACACGCCTGAACGAAGCCCGCCGTCGCGAAGAGCCTTCCCCCTTTGATGTGCGCCTGATTGCCCCCCAAGGCAAAAATGTCACCACCGCCGGCGGCATGCAGGTGCTGGCACAGCATACCTTTGCCGACACTCCCCCCCTGGATATCCTTGTGGTTCCCGGGGGCTGGGGAGTACGCCGGGAGCTGGAAAACCCCGCCATGGCCCCATGGCTGCGCCAGCAGGCACAGCAGGTCACACTGCTCACCGCCGTCTGCACCGGTTCCATGCTCCTGGGCCAGGCCGGACTGCTGGATGGACATCACGCCACCACCCACTGGAAGAGCCTTGACTGGATGCGCCAGACCTTCCCCGGCATACAGGTGGACGCCCAACACCACGTGGTGGAAGATGGCCATATCATCACCAGCGCCGGCATTTCAGCGGGCATCGACATGGCCCTGCGCATCGTCGCCCGCTGCTGGGGCGAAGACGTCGCCACCGCCACGGCACGGCACATGGAGTACCTGCCCAACCAGGAAAACATCCGCAGGGTGTAG
- the csx20 gene encoding CRISPR-associated protein Csx20: protein MKTLYLLFSHRLTAEQERDARASLGVVSFVPLPPELQQLWSNLPPELEDIRPLLEPVKQWLTANARPGDMALVTGDFGATWDLVNFCHSTGITPLYSTSRRVVAEERDAGGAVVKKSLFAHVRFRRY from the coding sequence ATGAAAACCCTCTACCTCCTCTTCTCCCACCGCCTCACCGCCGAGCAGGAACGCGACGCCCGTGCAAGCCTTGGCGTGGTAAGCTTTGTGCCCCTACCACCTGAGCTGCAGCAGCTGTGGAGCAACCTGCCCCCGGAGCTGGAGGATATCCGCCCATTGCTGGAACCCGTGAAGCAGTGGCTGACAGCCAACGCCCGTCCCGGCGACATGGCTCTGGTGACAGGTGATTTCGGTGCTACCTGGGATCTGGTGAACTTCTGCCACTCCACCGGGATTACCCCCCTCTACTCCACCAGCCGCCGGGTTGTGGCGGAGGAGCGGGATGCCGGTGGTGCCGTTGTCAAGAAGAGCCTGTTTGCCCACGTGCGTTTTCGCCGTTACTGA
- a CDS encoding TM1812 family CRISPR-associated protein translates to MVTMLGTIKAPADLSERASYALSGELASCFSLHGSQYSNTLPIIVRLSQDIGFSLVPIATREALRVQRDVLEAEGLDYSCLEEAVIIEEDDFEATFATINTILGAADEVILDVSHGFRHLPILATVSMIIHNITHSEKIRHILFAKEIDPRKRYEIIDLRKYLDIANVTYVLHTFDRNYTVAATAAVRDGRLTELIRLLQEFSRHILANSLNYLVRGNNSLLNQIRERLQSISDSDDTPNQSFGRLLERVDTHIQKVQDCLQQERESLKFYSLARLLAERGYLLNSLTLLHEAIGSYTLESISDKSLRSHNHYEATKAARDVFLHPQKWHSTLNDNRKRSLHPLVENGYKNRKLLDEKSVSDFAQLVKDVQAFRNDLAHGNAENTYGDTYSRIAKFIRRFEEVCIKRNILAIPSGLSDAEKLQRGMGTRR, encoded by the coding sequence ATGGTGACCATGCTTGGTACAATTAAAGCTCCAGCTGATCTGAGCGAGCGAGCGAGTTATGCTTTGTCGGGTGAGCTGGCTAGCTGCTTTTCCCTGCATGGTTCTCAATATTCAAATACATTACCGATTATAGTTAGGCTATCGCAGGATATAGGATTCTCCTTGGTTCCCATTGCGACCAGGGAAGCTCTGCGAGTGCAAAGGGATGTTCTTGAAGCCGAGGGATTAGATTATTCATGCCTTGAAGAGGCTGTTATTATTGAAGAAGATGACTTCGAAGCCACTTTCGCGACTATTAATACCATTTTAGGGGCTGCGGATGAGGTCATTCTTGATGTCAGCCATGGTTTTCGTCACCTGCCGATTTTGGCAACTGTCAGTATGATTATTCATAATATTACGCACAGTGAGAAAATTCGTCATATCCTGTTTGCCAAAGAGATTGATCCGCGCAAACGCTATGAAATTATCGATTTACGAAAGTATCTGGATATTGCCAATGTGACTTATGTGCTTCACACTTTTGATCGCAATTACACGGTTGCCGCGACTGCCGCTGTTCGCGATGGGCGTTTAACTGAGCTTATTCGACTATTACAGGAGTTCTCTCGGCATATCTTAGCAAATTCTCTGAACTATCTGGTGCGTGGCAACAACTCTCTGCTGAATCAGATTCGGGAAAGGCTCCAGAGTATTTCCGATTCTGATGATACTCCAAATCAAAGCTTTGGCAGGTTGCTGGAAAGAGTTGATACTCATATCCAGAAGGTTCAGGATTGCTTGCAGCAAGAAAGAGAGTCTCTTAAATTTTACAGCCTGGCACGGTTATTGGCTGAGCGGGGATATCTTCTTAACTCCCTGACTTTACTGCATGAGGCCATTGGGAGCTACACGCTGGAATCCATTAGTGATAAGTCTTTGCGCAGCCATAATCACTATGAGGCAACGAAGGCTGCCCGTGATGTGTTTCTACACCCCCAGAAGTGGCACTCCACGCTTAATGACAATCGAAAAAGAAGCCTTCACCCTCTGGTTGAGAATGGTTATAAAAACCGAAAGCTCCTTGATGAAAAGTCAGTCAGCGATTTTGCACAACTCGTCAAGGATGTTCAGGCTTTCCGTAATGATTTAGCCCATGGCAATGCGGAAAACACATATGGCGATACCTATAGTCGGATTGCAAAATTTATCAGGCGATTTGAGGAAGTCTGTATCAAACGCAACATTTTGGCTATACCGTCTGGCCTGAGTGATGCAGAGAAGCTTCAACGAGGGATGGGGACTCGCCGATGA
- the csm5 gene encoding type III-A CRISPR-associated RAMP protein Csm5, protein MRKDTQFCLLEVLTPIHIGSGEYYEPMDYFPKEKALHLFDHSSFQSYLKQIGKSDIFFDHCRKSRYDDLLRFIDEHAPKCEAVNAHIPLSDATQKVFGQNRPLFGKNDEILQVVKAGAYSEPIIPGSSVKGALRTLVLNSILGQNEFPGDELRFLAEKNLRDSDKQVAFDFFRDFRVSDFSPIDAQSQIDIPNRLSDKRKLDGEFEDVDWRLTTQGRLAMTEFITSGQFIGEISFGHNTLYKAPWSNFEKLWEDLLASSNAYLEAEDDRFMQAIQNHSRIRLNSSGQKPASSVPQIQQLLEHDPPAGSDELLLKIGRHTGGRTKMLDRYEDRRRENISSHFQSSIWLSSTGIPLGWVKIRLLSDDEWQDYQRQCAEMASQRQQAFLRRQKIRDEQQQQQEAAQQAAVKRQQQREAEAAAKAAEAEKLASMGEVERTLYELTQITLPDARNNKLMELWLKIDGYTTEEQQTIALACKQEFIATKKWSGKLKEKQQAKVDKVKRILGETD, encoded by the coding sequence ATGCGTAAAGATACCCAGTTCTGCCTGCTGGAAGTGCTGACACCCATTCACATTGGCAGTGGTGAATACTACGAGCCCATGGACTATTTCCCGAAAGAGAAAGCTCTGCACCTGTTTGACCACAGCTCTTTCCAAAGCTACCTGAAGCAGATTGGCAAAAGCGATATTTTTTTCGATCATTGCCGCAAAAGCCGTTATGACGACCTTCTGCGCTTTATTGATGAACACGCTCCCAAGTGTGAAGCGGTGAATGCGCACATTCCCTTATCAGATGCGACACAAAAAGTTTTTGGACAAAATCGCCCGCTGTTCGGCAAGAATGACGAAATACTCCAGGTGGTAAAAGCTGGCGCTTACAGTGAACCCATAATCCCTGGCTCTTCCGTGAAAGGAGCCCTCCGCACATTAGTACTTAACTCAATATTGGGTCAAAATGAGTTTCCCGGAGATGAGCTTCGTTTTCTCGCTGAAAAAAACCTGCGTGATAGTGACAAGCAGGTTGCCTTCGACTTTTTTCGTGACTTTCGTGTAAGCGATTTTTCACCTATTGACGCACAATCTCAGATTGATATACCCAATCGCCTCTCCGATAAACGAAAATTGGATGGTGAATTCGAAGACGTGGACTGGAGATTGACAACACAAGGCCGCCTTGCCATGACAGAATTCATCACCAGCGGCCAGTTTATCGGCGAAATCAGTTTTGGCCACAACACCCTGTATAAAGCACCATGGAGCAATTTCGAAAAACTCTGGGAGGACTTGCTGGCATCATCCAATGCCTATCTTGAAGCCGAAGATGACAGATTTATGCAAGCAATCCAGAATCATTCCAGAATTCGGTTGAATAGCAGTGGCCAAAAGCCTGCCTCTTCAGTTCCACAAATTCAGCAGTTACTTGAGCACGACCCGCCCGCTGGCAGTGACGAGCTGCTCCTGAAAATTGGCCGTCATACTGGCGGGAGAACGAAAATGTTGGATCGATATGAGGATAGGAGAAGAGAAAACATCTCCAGTCATTTCCAGTCATCTATCTGGTTAAGTTCAACCGGAATACCCCTTGGCTGGGTTAAGATTCGTCTGCTGAGCGATGATGAATGGCAGGACTACCAGCGTCAGTGTGCCGAAATGGCTTCGCAGCGGCAACAGGCATTTTTGCGAAGGCAGAAAATAAGGGATGAACAACAGCAGCAGCAGGAAGCCGCTCAACAAGCTGCCGTGAAACGTCAGCAACAACGCGAAGCCGAAGCTGCCGCCAAAGCCGCTGAAGCAGAAAAACTGGCCAGCATGGGCGAGGTGGAGCGTACATTGTACGAACTGACGCAGATAACTTTACCCGACGCCCGTAACAACAAACTCATGGAACTATGGTTAAAAATCGACGGCTACACTACCGAGGAACAACAGACCATTGCCCTTGCCTGTAAACAGGAGTTTATCGCCACCAAGAAGTGGTCGGGAAAATTGAAAGAAAAACAGCAGGCGAAAGTCGACAAGGTCAAGCGGATCCTTGGGGAAACAGATTAG
- a CDS encoding amidohydrolase family protein, with protein sequence MKIFDAHLHIIDPRFPIVPNQGYLPPTFTCHDYLERIQNYELAGGAIVSGSFQAFDQQYLLDALKQLGPAFVGVTQLPVTTSDEEILHLDTAGVRAVRFNLRRGGSESLEQLQTMADRIHELVKWHVELYVDSRELGELYRTLSTLPAVSIDHLGLSRDGFHLLCQLVEKGVRVKATGFGRVDFDIPDALQRIHRINPAALLFGTDLPSTRAPRPYTDEDAMLVARTMDEDAAERILWRNAQEWYHRGQV encoded by the coding sequence ATGAAGATCTTCGACGCCCACCTGCACATCATCGACCCCCGCTTCCCCATCGTCCCCAACCAGGGGTATCTGCCCCCGACCTTCACCTGTCACGACTACCTGGAACGCATACAGAACTACGAACTGGCAGGTGGAGCCATCGTATCCGGCTCATTCCAGGCCTTCGACCAGCAGTACCTGCTGGACGCCCTGAAACAGCTTGGTCCGGCCTTTGTCGGCGTTACTCAGCTCCCCGTCACTACCAGCGACGAAGAAATCCTGCACCTGGACACCGCCGGCGTGCGGGCCGTGCGCTTTAATCTGCGCCGGGGTGGCTCTGAAAGTCTGGAACAGCTCCAGACCATGGCCGATCGCATCCACGAGCTGGTGAAATGGCATGTGGAACTCTACGTGGACAGCCGCGAACTGGGCGAACTCTACCGTACCCTCAGCACCCTGCCCGCCGTCAGTATCGATCACCTGGGGCTCAGCCGCGACGGCTTCCATCTGCTGTGCCAGCTGGTGGAAAAAGGCGTCCGGGTGAAAGCCACCGGATTCGGCCGAGTGGACTTCGACATACCCGACGCCCTGCAGCGCATCCACCGCATCAACCCCGCCGCTCTGCTCTTCGGAACCGACCTGCCCTCAACCAGAGCCCCCCGCCCCTACACCGACGAAGACGCCATGCTGGTGGCGCGCACCATGGATGAAGACGCTGCCGAGCGCATCCTCTGGCGCAACGCCCAGGAGTGGTACCACCGAGGCCAGGTATAA
- the cas1 gene encoding CRISPR-associated endonuclease Cas1 yields the protein MATVVVDEQGSHIQYKTNQLIITSKDDNLSWSIPKMNIERLLIVGRTTLAQSAMDFLLDASIPTHFATTSGCYKGQLCGMEGKNVFARMKQYERYANPAYRNGLARVIVRQKVNNLRYFLAKHNRYHENRVIEDAIVQIKATLQGLDKATNTDEIRGIEGACAATYFQAFGSIFEDREFQFRKRSRRPPLDPINAMLSLGYTVLLAEVITALQSTGLDAYVGYLHSAEYGRPSLACDLQEEFRFVVDELVVKLVNLKQVKAESFEYQEDGAVILTEPAREVFYRAFERKIRGGTIYDGKRHSYRRIIQQQAQKLSKSLFESEPSYQPFVRPQN from the coding sequence ATGGCAACAGTCGTTGTTGACGAGCAGGGTTCCCATATTCAGTACAAGACCAACCAGCTGATTATTACATCGAAAGATGACAATCTGAGCTGGAGTATTCCTAAGATGAATATTGAGCGGTTGCTGATTGTTGGGCGCACCACCTTGGCTCAAAGTGCCATGGACTTCTTGCTTGACGCAAGTATTCCCACACATTTTGCTACTACGTCGGGGTGCTATAAAGGGCAACTTTGCGGAATGGAAGGAAAAAATGTTTTTGCCCGTATGAAGCAATACGAGCGCTATGCCAATCCAGCGTATCGCAATGGGCTGGCCAGGGTAATTGTGCGGCAGAAGGTGAATAACCTGCGTTATTTTCTGGCTAAGCATAATCGCTACCATGAGAATCGTGTTATTGAGGATGCGATTGTCCAGATCAAGGCGACATTGCAGGGCTTGGACAAAGCCACCAACACAGACGAAATTCGTGGTATTGAGGGAGCCTGTGCTGCCACATACTTTCAGGCGTTTGGGTCGATTTTTGAAGACAGAGAATTTCAATTTCGCAAAAGAAGCCGCCGTCCGCCCCTGGATCCCATCAATGCTATGTTGAGTCTTGGATACACAGTGCTCCTCGCGGAGGTCATTACAGCATTACAGAGTACTGGGCTTGATGCCTATGTGGGCTATCTGCACAGTGCTGAATATGGGCGTCCTTCACTTGCCTGCGATTTACAGGAAGAGTTTCGCTTTGTGGTGGATGAGCTTGTGGTCAAACTGGTGAATTTGAAACAGGTGAAAGCTGAGAGCTTTGAATACCAGGAGGATGGTGCAGTTATACTCACAGAGCCTGCGCGGGAAGTCTTTTACCGGGCTTTCGAACGTAAGATTCGAGGAGGGACGATATACGACGGCAAACGACATTCTTACCGGCGTATTATTCAGCAGCAGGCGCAAAAGCTCAGCAAGTCTCTGTTTGAAAGCGAACCCTCTTACCAGCCATTTGTGCGGCCTCAGAACTGA
- a CDS encoding host attachment protein, whose amino-acid sequence MNTPHFQMSKVIILVADASRARLLAVESPTGPLMELESLVNPAARLRQQDLSSDRQGRSFQSAGTGRSAMAETTTPKEQETAVFARELTQNLQERRKQGELEKLYVVAPPAFLGELRKHLGAEVASVVVAEIDKDYTRLDARELREKLPQYLK is encoded by the coding sequence ATGAACACTCCCCATTTCCAGATGTCCAAGGTGATCATTCTCGTTGCCGATGCCTCCCGTGCTCGTCTGCTGGCGGTGGAAAGTCCCACGGGGCCACTGATGGAGCTGGAGTCCCTGGTCAATCCCGCTGCGCGGCTGCGCCAGCAGGATCTGAGCAGTGACCGCCAGGGGCGCAGCTTCCAGAGTGCCGGTACCGGGCGCAGTGCCATGGCGGAAACCACAACTCCCAAAGAGCAGGAAACGGCGGTATTCGCCCGTGAACTGACGCAGAATCTGCAGGAGCGGCGTAAGCAGGGGGAACTGGAGAAGCTGTATGTGGTTGCTCCACCCGCCTTTCTGGGAGAGCTGCGCAAGCACCTTGGCGCAGAGGTGGCGTCTGTGGTTGTCGCCGAGATTGATAAAGATTATACTCGACTGGATGCGCGGGAGCTGCGCGAAAAGCTGCCCCAGTATCTGAAGTGA
- the csm3 gene encoding type III-A CRISPR-associated RAMP protein Csm3 — MQIKEIRKIECSLKVITGLHIGGGNDEIKIGGVDNVVIRDPLTSIPYIPGSSLKGKIRSLAEWTTGCVDTGEGNAFYIKGKASDAPSNALQIVKIFGNGKPDGLEDDNHTVLQTRVAISDAFMTPESQKLLLEKLGSYTETKYEVSINRLQGKVGGGGPRQIERVPAGAEFTFEAIYKVFHKSDDAAFNSAEETAFQSFLEYIELLNHDGLGGGSSRGNGRVEVQWADSQARYSVAWPKTDQKDG; from the coding sequence ATGCAAATTAAAGAAATACGCAAAATAGAATGCTCATTGAAAGTAATTACGGGCCTTCACATTGGCGGAGGCAACGATGAAATCAAAATAGGCGGTGTGGATAACGTTGTCATTCGTGATCCCTTGACCAGTATACCCTATATACCCGGTTCATCGCTTAAGGGTAAGATTCGTTCGCTGGCAGAGTGGACGACTGGCTGCGTTGATACTGGTGAAGGAAATGCCTTTTATATTAAGGGAAAAGCCAGTGACGCTCCATCGAATGCGCTGCAAATCGTAAAAATTTTTGGCAATGGCAAACCAGATGGCCTTGAGGATGACAACCATACCGTGCTGCAGACACGCGTTGCCATTTCCGACGCTTTTATGACACCAGAGAGTCAGAAGCTGTTGCTTGAAAAACTCGGCTCCTATACTGAAACCAAGTATGAAGTGAGCATTAATCGCTTGCAGGGCAAAGTTGGCGGCGGCGGTCCCCGCCAGATTGAGCGTGTACCCGCAGGGGCGGAATTCACCTTTGAAGCCATTTACAAAGTATTCCATAAGTCCGATGATGCTGCGTTTAATAGTGCCGAAGAAACAGCATTTCAGAGTTTTCTGGAATACATCGAACTTCTTAACCATGACGGATTGGGCGGTGGTTCTTCCCGTGGCAATGGCAGGGTTGAAGTACAGTGGGCGGATTCGCAGGCAAGGTATTCTGTCGCATGGCCAAAGACTGACCAGAAAGACGGGTGA
- the cas2 gene encoding CRISPR-associated endonuclease Cas2 — MIVIIAYDIPSTKRRTRLHKALKGYGVNAQRSVFECDVQPEQMKGLLTMLEFMIDPSEDDLRVYPLCKGCQEKVMGMGIGDFNRSEEIIVI; from the coding sequence ATGATTGTTATTATCGCTTACGATATACCCAGTACGAAAAGGCGCACACGCCTGCACAAGGCATTAAAAGGCTATGGTGTGAATGCTCAGCGCAGTGTTTTCGAGTGTGACGTGCAGCCCGAGCAGATGAAAGGGTTACTGACGATGCTGGAGTTTATGATTGACCCCAGTGAAGACGACTTGCGGGTGTATCCGTTATGTAAAGGATGCCAGGAAAAGGTGATGGGTATGGGTATTGGAGATTTTAATCGCAGTGAGGAGATTATTGTAATTTGA